Genomic window (Leptospira andrefontaineae):
ATAATGCATCTGCAAAACGAACCAACTTTTCATTCGGAAGATTTTGGAAAGTTTGAGAATATCTTTCTCCATTTGCTTCCGTAAAATAAACTTTTCGTTCCTTAGTGGTAACGTTCATAAAAGCCTGAACCAATCTTCTTTCTAGATCTTCCAGCTCGGACTTATCTTTAACTCCGACCTTTTGTTCAGGATAAGGCCCTGCTGTTGCACCGGCTTTACGATAACGTATCAAAATATTGCCGTTTGAGACCTGCCCGAATTCGGCGATCTCGTCCAACTCAACATCTGCGTTGATAAACTTTACTTTGAATCCGGGATGAATAGAAACCATCTGGCTAAGTAAAATTTCAAGATCTGGGCGAATTCTTTTTAGAGCTAAAGAAGAACTTCCATCCGCATTTCTTGCGGTGCTGTCCAATGGGCGAGGATAAAAAGCAATTACGTCTACTTCTGCCCCTTCCGGAATTTCTTTTAGGATCTTCTTAGCTTCAATGGAGAAGGAATGAACTCCCTTGGAACTTAGATCGAAATTATGATTTCTCATTACGGAAATATAATTTGCTAATATTAAAATAAGAAGAAGTATCCCTGTTCCGAGGAAGAAATCCCGAACAAGGCTTTGTTTTCTTCCTTTCAGACTGGATTGGTTTTCAAAAGAACTTCTTTCCCATTCTCTTAATATTCCTAGGAATACACTTCCTAATACAAAGAGGACCAAGAAGACTAAAAGGAATTCCCTTAAGTTTGTGATCCAAACAGGAGCAGTTCCACCTTTTTGCAAAGAAAGATCTTCTAAATATACTCTCAGGAAATAAATCCCTAAAGATATAATGCCAAGTCCGGAAGAGATGAGTAAGTTGATTTCCTTATCTTCTTTTTTAGAACCTATATATGATAAAAATCCGGATCCGACAATTACAGATAGAACGATAATTGAAATTGCCCATCGGACTCCCGTGTTTGAAAAAGATTCGTAAACCGGGAAGAAGAGTAATAAAAATACGATGGCTGCCCAGGAAAGAACTCTGGAAATTAGATTTGATTTCATCCTCTCCATCTCCTAGATTCCAAAACTTTTACGGTCAGATACAAAAAGAAGATCGTTCCGCTGATAAAGAAAACGGTACTGCTCAAAGGGAGCACTCCTTTCGAAAAACTGATAAAGTGTGTGAATATATGCAAGTGGAACAAAACACTTCTTGTTGCAGCATCGAATAAATGAGAAAAGTATCCGATCACCCACAGAGTTAACAAGATCGCGATTGAGATCAAAAGAGAGATCATTTGGTTTTTTCCCAAACTGGATCCGAACAAACCTACTGCAAAAGTAAATAATCCGAGTAAGAACACTCCGATCGTCCCGGAAGCAACTATGTATAATGGAGCTTTCCAAAAGAAATATAAGAAGAGAGGAAATAGTCCATCTACTGCGATAGAGATGATCGCGCATACAAATGTTCCGAATAAAAACTTACCTACTACGATCTCCATATCCGAAATCGGAGCGGTAAATAATAACTCCAACGTCCCTCTGTTCTTTTCTTCAGTGATAGAGCCCATTGCAACGATCAACATCGCGATCAGCATCGTGCTCATGAAGGAGATAAAAGTAATGATCGTGGTCTCGGTGTAATTTGTTCCCGAGTTAAAATTCAGGATCAATACGAATAACGAATTTAAGAACGCAGTACCACCTAAAACCAAAGGGGCCAAGTAGGTACCGAAAAATACCCTGACTTCTTTCCAGAAGATCCATTTAATATTTCGAAACATGAATTAAACCTTGTTCATAAAGATTTGTTCTAAGGTCACATCCTGCTTACGAATAAATTCAGGCAGGATACCGGAAGAAGAAATTCCGGAATATAATTCTTCTTTAAACTTCCTTTCAGAAGAAGTGTTGATCAGAAAAGTAGAGCCAACTGAATCTTCTCCAACAAATTTGAATGTCGCACCCGACTTGTTTGCGATCCCATTCAGATAGATTTCAGTTTCCGATCTGGATTTTCCGGATAAGGTTACTTCTAGGCCGGAAAGATTTTCCATCTCTCTTTCTAATTCCTGGCGATCACATTGATATACCAATCTTCCCTTATGCAAGAAAAGAAATCGATTACATGTTTTGTAAACTTCAGGAAGGATATGACTCGAAAGAAGAATTGTATGTTTTTCTTTCAAACCGTGAATTAGATTACGAATTTCTACTATTTGTTTCGGATCCAAGCCGGAAATAGGTTCGTCCATGATGATAATTTCAGGATTTCCTAAAATAGCTTGAGCGATCCCTACTCTTTTTCTGAATCCTAGAGAAAGAGTTTCGATCACCTTCTCTCGTACTTGAGTAAGATCAGTAAGACCTAAAACTCGATTCAGTTCGGAAGAAATATCTTCTTCAGAGATCTGTTTGATCCTAGCTGCGAAAGTTAAATATTCAGCAACGGTTAATTCCGGATAAAGAGGAGGAGTCTCCGGAAGATAACCTATCTTCTTCTTCACATCAATAGGATGTTCGAATGTGTTAAGTCCGTTAAACTCACATAATCCATCGGTTGCCATTAGGTAACCAGTGAGTATCCGGATCGTGGTTGTTTTTCCTGCACCATTAAGGCCGAGTAAGCCTACAATTTCTCCCTCTTTGAGTTCGAAATTCAGACGATCAATGGCCAATTTCTCTCCGTAAAATTTGGAAAGGTTCCTTACTTTTATCATATTGTTTTCTGTCCGGTCCTACCGGAGATTAGAAGATATTTCTAATTAGAAGGGTTTTGGAAAGAATAACCTCATGCGGTCCCGACTAGGTCAATCATTTTCCCGGAGAATGACCGAACCATAAGGTTTTGAGAGATTTAAAGGAAATAAACGACTGTTTAATGGAACGGTCGTTCTTTACGAACGCTATTTAGGACGAAAAAGCTCTTTAAAAAAGAATTGCGAACCCAAGGCTGAACAGAAAAGCATCTTCTAACGACTTATAACAAGGCATTGTATGGCAGTAGCAAACTTTTTGAACGAAGCAAAAGCTCAAGGCAATAAACTATTTTTGCAATTCGGAGGCCAGGGTTCTCCTTGGTTGAAGGAACTTTCTAAACTTTACGAAACAGATCCTTCTTTAAAAGAATTATTTGATACTGCTTTCAAAGCTTTAGCGGAAGAAGTTCCTACCCTAAGAAAAGATATCATCTCTCAAGGATATGATTTCGAATCCTGGATCAAAAACCCAGAATCTGCTCCAGACGAAAATTACCTCTGCAGCGCTACAGTTTCTATCGTAGGTATCTTCCTCACTCAAACAGCAAATTACGTCTCCTTAGTTAATAAAGGTTTCACCACTTCTGAACTTATCGCAAATGCTTCCGGAGCAACCGGCCATAGCCAAGGGATCATTCCTGCAGTATTAGTTGCTTTAGGAAAAGAAGGCGCTGACTTCTACAAAGAATACACTAAATTTTTGAAATTCGTTCTATATCTTGGATACAGAGCTCAGGAACTTTACGGAATTTTCAATCCTTCTGAAGAAGTTCTAAAAGGTAATGAAGAGATCGGAGACAAACAACCTGCTCCAATGGTTGCAGTCATCGGTTACAGCGCTGCTGAACTTTCTGAAAGAGTTCAGAAAACAAATGCAGAACTTGGACTCAGCGGAACTAAAGCAATTTATGTTTCTCTATTCAATACTCCTGACTCAAATATCGTTTCAGGAAATCCGGAAGCTCTTCTTGCTTTCCGTAAAAAGTTCAAAGCAGAGATGGATGAGAAAAAAGTAAAATTCGTCTACTTAAGAACTACTGCACCATTCCATTGTCCAATTATGGACGAGTCTGAAAAGACTGTTCCAAAAGATATGGAAAGAATCGGATTCAGCTACAAAGGTTCTGATCTAAAGATCCCTGTTTACTCTATCTTTGATGGAAGAAACTACCAAAACGAAGCGGATATCAGCTTACCTTTATTCAGAGAAGTTCTGATCAAAGCTCTTTACTGGGACAAAGCGATCACCACTTTCGTTAAAACTCCTAAGTTAGTCGGTATCGATTTTGGGCCGAGCGTTGTTTCTCAAAAACTAACTCAAGCAAACTTGGGAACTTCCGAGAACAAAATTTACAGTGCATCCAGCCCGAAAGATATTAAGGTACTTTTGGCTTAAACTTTCCGATCTAGGGAATTCTCCCTTCGGATAAGAAAAGACTCCGCCATGGATTCGGTTCCTAAATTACTAAGAACCTCGATTCGGCGGTTGTCTTTTCTCTTTCCGGAAACGCTCAGACGAAAACTTCTATTCGATGTTCTTGCTCCCTACAGAGAAAAAGAACTTCCTCTTTTAGGAAGATCTGCTTTTCAAACAGGTCAGTACTGCGAATTACAATTTTGGAAATTTCTAAAAGAACCACATCCTGAATTTGATATTTCCAATCAGTTCATTTCTCCCAAACAGAAATCCTTACTCAAAGATATCGCAGGTAATCTTTTCCCGGATGTAAAACATGCAGGATACAAGGATTCTAAAACCAGATCTTATCTAGATTCAAAACAACCTGTCAGAGGCGCCTGTGTTAGAACAAAATTTTTCGACACTAGAGCGGACTTTCTCATTCCACAGGAAGAAGGTTGGCAGGTAATTATCATCAAGGCTTCTTCTTCCGCTAAAAGAACTCATATCTCGGAACTTTCATTTATAAGAATGGTTTTGGAAGAGGCGGGATATAAGGTAAGTTCTACACAAGTATGGACAGTAAGTTCTGAATATACTTATAATGGAACGGAAATAGATCCGAATCGACTATTTCACAAAAAGGATTGTAGCAAGGAAACTTTGGCAAACCTGGAAGACACCAAAGAAAAAGCATATAATCTACTGGAAGTATTAGAAAAAGATAAAATTCCTTCCATTACATTCTCTAAACATTGCGATCATCCCAGAAATTGTATCCATCCGGAATCATGCTATTCTGACTCTCCTCCTGGAGATCTTTTCACATTAAGAGAAGGAAAAGAATTAACCCTTACTCTTTGGAATCAAGGGATCCGAAACCTATCCGAAGTAGAGCCTGATTCCGAATTTACTCATCGCCAAAAAATACAAGTTGAAGCCATAAAAACAGGAAAAGAGTATTTAGATAAAGAGTCACTTCTGTCATATCTAAATCAGTTAAAGTTTCCTTTATATTGTTTGGATTTCGAAACGATCAATCCGCCTGTTCCTGTTTATAAGGATACACATCCGTTCCAGCATGTCCCTTTTTTATATTCTTTGCATGTGATCCGAAAAGATCTAAAAGAAAAGCCGGAAGAATATACTTATATAGATGATCACGATAAGGATCCAAGACTTGGTATATTGGAATCTCTTTCTTCTCAAATCAAACCCGGAGGGACCATTCTTGCATTCAATGATAGTTTCGAAAAACGTTGTTTAAAAGAATCCGTCCAAGCTTATCCAAAATATAAAGAATGGTTCCAATCCATAGAACCCGATTTTTCGGATCTAGCAAAACCATTTTGGGATTACGATTATTATCATCCTGCCCAAGAAGGAACCACTTCTTTAAAGGTTGTTCTTCCTGTTCTTACCGGAGCAAATTACAAAGAACTTACAATCAATGCGGGTCATATAGCTAACTCCGAATTTTTAAGGATCAAAACCGAGAACGTTTCGGACCAGGAAAGAAAAAGAGTAGAGGCTGATCTGATCGCTTATTGCAAGATGGATACCTATGCTTTAATCCTGATCCTTAGGGCTTTAGCCGAGAAGTTAAACTGGCCCGGAAATTTATAATAAATCCTTCCGGATCGATTCTACTGTAGGAATTCCAACCAAAATCGGACTTGTCGGGAGGGGTCCAGCGATTTCCCTATCCTTAGAATGGCGGCTCAAAAGAACATAAAGAAAATCGTATTAGCATATTCCGGCGGATTGGACACATCCGTAATTCTTACCTGGCTTAAGGAAACCTACGGTTGTGAAGTGGTAGCATTTACCGCTGATGTGGGTCAAAAAGAAGAGCTCACTGGCTTGGAAGAAAAAGGGATCAAGACCGGGGCCTCCAAAGTTTATATAGAAGATCTTCGTTTAGAATTCGCAAGGGACTTTATCTATCCTGCAATCCAAGGAAACGCGATCTACGAGATGAGATACTTGCTCGGAACTTCCTTAGCAAGACCATTGATCGCAAAAGCAATGGCAGAAGTTGGCAAAAAAGAAGGAGCTGATGCATTCGCTCACGGCGCGACTGGAAAAGGAAACGACCAAGTTCGTTTCGAGTTAGCTTTCAAATCATTAGCCCCAGAAAAAGAAATTATAGCTCCTTGGAGGACTTGGTCCTTCGGAGGAAGAGCCGACTTGATAGAATACGCAAAATCTAAAGGTATCCCAGTACCTGTGACAGCTTCCAAACCATACTCTATGGACAGGAACCTAATGCATATTTCATACGAAGGCGGAATATTAGAAGATCCTTATAGAGAGCCGAACGAGGATATGTTCCTTCTTACTGTTTCTCCGGAGAAGGCACCGGATTCTCCAGAATACGTAGAACTTGACTTTGTTGAAGGGAATTGCGTAGCAGTGAACGGTAAAAAAATGGATCCTTACGAAGTAGTGGACACACTAAATACAATTGGTGGAAAACACGGTATTGGAAGAGTGGACATCGTAGAGAACAGACTTGTTGGAATTAAATCTAGAGGAGTTTATGAAACTCCAGGCGGAACAATTCTATTCCATGCACATAGAGACCTAGAATCCATCACGATCGATAGAGATACGCAACATCACAAAGATAAATTGTCCGCAGAATTTGCAGAGTTGATCTATAATGGGCATTGGTTCTCTTCTCGAATGGCTGCAGTTAGAGCATTCATCACTGAAACCCAGAGATTCGTAACCGGAACAGTAAAGGTCAAACTATATAAAGGAAACTGCATAATCGTAGGAAGAAAATCCTCCGTTTCACTTTATAATCCTGAAATGGCAACTTTCGAAAAAGAAGAATTGTATAATCAAAAAGATGCCGAAGGTTTTATCAACCTATACGGATTACCTGCTAAAGAAGCTGCAAGGCTGAGAAAAAAATGACAAGAATTGCTGTTTATCCTGGCTCTTTCGATCCTTTAACTAGAGGACATTTGGACATTCTCCATAGGTCAGTAGGTCTATTCGATAAGGTGATCATAGGTGTCGCGGTAAACTCCAATAAAAGTTTTCTTTTTTCTATCGAAGAAAGGATCGAATTCATCAGAGAAGCAACCAAGGGTTGGGAGAATCTTGAAATCGACACTTTCGAAGGGCTGACGGTTGACTATTGCAAAAAGAGAGGAGCTAAAAGTATCATCAGAGGACTAAGAGCAGTCACTGACTTTGATTACGAATATGCGATTTCTTTAATGAATAGGAAACTTGCTCCGGAAGTAGAGACAATCTTCTTAATGTCCTCTAATGACTACTCTTTCGTATCTTCCACAATTGTAAAAGAAGTGGCAAGACATGGAAGAGATGTATCCGCTCAAGTTCCGGATCACGTTAGCAAAGCATTACTTAAAAAATTATACAACAAGTAACTAAGGAATAAAAATGGCTAGAACATTTATCATGATCAAACCCGACGGAGTGAAAAACAAACATGTCGGCGATATCCTACAAAGAATCGAAAAAGAAGGATTCAAAATTTTAGGACTTAAATATCTTAAACTTTCTCTAGAAGATGCAAAACAATTCTATAAAGTGCATTCCGCTCGTCCTTTCTATAATGATCTTTGCAGCTATATGTCTTCTGGACCGATCGTTGCAGCTGCTTTAGAAAGAGATAATGCAGTTCTACATTGGAGAGACGTGATCGGAGCTACAGATCCTAAAGAAGCTGCTGCAGGCACCATCAGAGCACTATTTGCAGAAAGTAAAGAAGCAAATGCAGTGCATGGTTCCGACTCGGACGATAATGCAGCATTAGAGATCAGCTTCTTCTTCAAAGGAAACGAACTGTTCTAATAGAACCGATCTTTACTTTTATAGACCCAGTGTCCCTAAACAGGCCACTGGGTTTTTTATTATTATCTTCTAATATAGAACAACCTAACATTCGTTCTATATAAAGGGCCTTAATGACCGACGTTCTTGTCGGAGAAAAAAATCCGGATTATAACGAATTTTTCTTGTACTTTTTGGAAATATCTTTCTCTATTTTTCCTACGTAGGCGAAATAAAACCACCGTTTCGACCGAAGCTAATAATATGAACGCAGTGACCAAAGAGCAGATCATTAAGCATAGCCGTATCATAGAAAAATACAGAGCAAAGGATACTTTGTTCGACGGCTCCCCGGATTGGATGGACGATGTTTTGGAAGTGATCTACTCCCAAGACGATTTTATAACGGAAAAACCCGATATAGATTTGGATATAGAGTAATCTAATCTTTCTTCTATTTTTTCAAAGTTATTATAGTCCGCCCACGCAAGACTTCCCGAGTCCAGACCTTTGGGACGGCTCTTAAACCGGGGCAACTGCCCCGGACTCTCTTAAAATTTTCATAATCTCAGGTTTACAGCTTCCACAACCCGTTCCGGCTCCTGTCTTTTCAGAAATTGTTTTGAGATCACAAACTCCATTTCGTATCTCTTCTTCAATATTACCTTTTCCTACTCCATTACAAGAACAGACCAATGCACCTATTGGAGGTTTCAAGGGAGAAGATCCTGTCAAAAGTCTATCTCTCTTATCTCCCAGCTCAATACCGGAAGAGATCATCGCCTTAAATTCAGAAAACTCAGACTTGTCTCCAACTAAGATCGCTCCTACTAAACGATCTCCTTTGATAATACATTTTTTATAACGTCCCTTTCTCTTATCAAAGAATACAATCTCTTCGTATTCAGGACCTGCCTCATCCATTGGAACATCAGGTAACCTCAAAGATACCAATTCCAAACCTGGTATCTTAAGAAGATTTGAATGCATAGAACCTGAGTAAGAACCGATCTTATATCCATAAATATGCCAAGCTGCAAACTCAGCCTGCTCTTCCGTTGCCGCAACTGTACCATACATCCCAGTAGAATGTTCAGCGACTTCTCCTATCGCGTAAATATCCGGATCACTGGATTGTAAGAAGTCGTTCACTAAAATTCCGGACTTACACCCAATCCCTGCGTCTTTAGCCAATTCTAAATTCGGAACAGTTCCAACTGCGAATACAATCCCATCCGGACGAATGCTGGAACCATCTCTGAACTTAACACTTTCTAATCTTTCCGATCCATACACCTTCGAGATTTCGGTATCGAATAAGATCTGGATCCCTCTTGCTTCTACTTCTTTTCTTAAAATTTCTGCAGAGATCTCATCTAATTGTTTGGACATCAATCGATCAGTTCTTACAAGAACGGTTACGTTTACATGCAAGGTTCTTAATGCAGCGGCGAGTTCTAGACCGAGTAACCCTCCTCCTACAATCAAGGCATGAGTATTCGGAACAAAAAAACCTTTGATCCGATCCGCATCGTTTTTGGAACGAAGACTAAAAATTCCCAACATCTTCTCCGGAATATATTTTGGGATAGAAGGTCTGCTTCCTGTAGCAATGATCAGTTTATTATAAGAATATAAATTACCTTGGGAATCTCTAACCTTCTTCCCTTCCGGAAGTATTTCCGAAACTGAGATAGACGGTTTTACTTCTATATTCCATGATCCTATCTCGTCTTCGCTGACTGCAGATAATTGGGAAAATTGTTTTTCTCCGCTGATCAGATCAGGTAATAGAATTCTGTTATAGAATGGATATTCTTCCTTGCATAATACTGTGATCTCATCCTCAGGAGAAATGGCTCTGAATTTCCTAAGAAAAGCAAGAGTTCCATTTCCTCCACCTATGATCAGGATTTTTTCCTTAGGTTTTTTATAAGGAATAACTTCTACTGCTGAAATTTTAAAACCGGGTTGTTTGGAGAATGGATCAAACTTTGAGCTAGTTAGATTATTTGCTCTTGCTTCATCGTTTCCGTTCTTTCTTCCCCAATGCATAGGTAAAAATACGGTACCCTGTCGGATACTTTCCGTTATCGTAGCTCTAACTCTTACACTTCCTCTTTCGTTTTTGACTTCTACGATTTGAGATTCTATAATCTCCCTTTCTTTCGCATCAATCGGATGGATCTCTAGATAAGGTTCTCTTTTATGTTCTTTGAGTTTTCTTACCTTTCCGGTGCGGGTCATTGTATGCCATTGGTCTCTGATCCTGCCTGTGGTAAGAATTAAAGGAAAGTCCTCGTTTGTTTTTTCAGAGGTATCTTCCGGTTCAACTGAATGTATTTTTGCTTTTCCACCAGGACGATAAAACTTTCCGTCGGAAAATAATCTTGGAGTTCCCTCATGATCCTTAGATGGGAAGGGCCATTGCACTGATCTTCTTTCTTGTAAGATAGAATAGTCCAAACCGCCAATATCAAGATTTGTACCTTTAGTAAGAAGACAATGTTCTAGAAAAACTTCTTCTTCACTTTTATAATTGAAAGAAGGACCAAATCCCATCTTCTCCGCAAACTCTGTTAGTATCCAAGTATCCGCCTTTGCATCTCCGGGAGGATTAAAAATTTTAGGTAGATACGTTATTCTCCTATCTGAGTTGGTCATGGTACCTTGCTTTTCTGTCCAGCCCGCGGCAGGAAGAACGTAATGAGCAAATGGAATGGACTCATGACGATTTGAAATATCTTGGACAACTACTAGTTCCGCGTTTCGAAGTCCCGCTTCAACAGTTCTTGCGTCAGGAAGACTTACTGTTGGATTTGTACAAACGATCCAGATTGCTTTCATCTTTCCGTTTTTGAGATTTTCAAACATCTCCGTTGCGGAATAACCTGGCTTGTCCCGAATGGACTCCACTCCCCAAAAATCCGCCACTTCCTTTCTATGATTTTCATCCGCAAGATTTCTATGTGCAGGAAGAAGATTACATAGTCCTCCTACTTCTCTTCCTCCCATTGCATTCGGTTGTCCTGTTAAGGAGAATGGACCAGATCCGGGTTTACCGATCTTGCCTGTGATCAGATTCAAATTAATTAATGCTAAATTTTTATTAACTCCAACCACACTTTGATTCAGGCCCATTGCCCAAAGAGTTAAAAACCCTTTCGAATTCGCGATCAGACTCGCCGCCTCTCGGATCGCTTCTTCTGAAACTCCACAAGAGTCCGCATATTCTTCCATACTGATCGAAAAGACCTTTTCCTTTAGCTCTTCGAAACCTTCTGTATGAGATTTAATAAAATTTGGATCTAAGGAATTAGTCTCTATCAGACTTCTTGCAATTGCATTGAATAATAATATATCAGTTCCGGGTATGATCTGAAGATGTAAGTCTGCATTTTCACAACTTTCTGTTTTTCTAGGATCAACCACGATGATCTTAACGTTTGGATCCGAACTTTTTCTGTCTTCTATCCTTCTAAAGAGGATCGGATGACACCAAGCCGGATTGGCACCGGCGATCAAAAAACAATCTGCAATTTCAATATCATCGTAAGAGATAGGAACACTATCCTCACCCAATGACATTTTATAACCCACAACTGCAGAGCTCATACATAGTCTGGAATTGGTATCTATATTATTTGTATTTAGAAATCCTTTGGTGAGTTTGTTCACCACATAATATTCTTCCGTCAATAATTGTCCGGAAACATAGAATCCTACCGAATCAGGTCCGTACTCTTTGATCAAATTTTTAAAACGAGAAGCAATCTCCCCCAGCGCAGAATCCCAGTCTGTCTTTTGCAATTCTCCCGTTTTAGGATTTCTTGCCATTGGATATAAAAGTCTGTCACTCTTATCCAAAACGGTGTGATGCAAATTCATCCCTTTAGAGCAGAGCATTCCTTTATTTGCAGGATGATCCGGATCGCCTTGAACCGTAAAACTGGTCTCGCTCTCTTTTTGGATCAAAACGCCGCATCCGACTCCACAATAGGAACAAGTACTTTGAATTCCATTTTCTGTATTCACAGCTCATTTATAGCAATTTTCATGCCAATTAATAAATTTTATATTCAATTCATCTAACCTTATAGTATTTCGGAATAGAATACAAGCAATTTCAAATAATGCGTATTTTAATTAAGCATCGTGCATAATATATGCGTAAATTCTAGCAATTTTGTTCTCTCTTCTCAAACTTGCTAACGTTAGATTTTTAGGATATGTTCGAAAAAGAAGGGCGTAATTTAAATTTTTATATGAATCTATCTTAATATAATATTTTTCAAAAACTCTTCTTAAAACTTGGCACGACTTTTGCTATAAGCTGTATGTGAGCGTTTCTGCTCGTTAACGGAGAGCTTTAAATGAAAAAATTTCGTGAATTTCTGGCTATAGGTCACTTTCCATCGCTCGTGAGCTCCTTTCTATACTTTGACTTCAGCTTCATGGTATGGATGCTGCTTGCCGCTTTAGGCGTCTTTATTTCGGAAGAATTCAAATTAGGCCCTGCCCAAAAGGGTATGTTGGTTTCTGTTCCTTTATTAGGAGGAACCTTATTAAGAATTCCTCTAGGTTTACTATCTGATCGTTACGGATCTAAGATTGTTGGTCTTTGCGGAATGGGCGTCACAATGCTCACACTGCTATTAGGCTGGAAATTCGCTCACACTCTTCCTGAAGTAATTCTTGTAGGATTATTATTAGGAACTGCAGGAGCAAGCTTTGCAGTAGCTCTTCCTTTAGCTAGTAGATGGTATCCTAAAGAATACCAAGGTTTAGTAATGGGTATCGCAGGCGCTGGGAATAGCGGATCAGTGATTGCTACATTCTTCGCTCCTGACCTTGCAAGAAACTTCGGATGGCATGCTGTTTTCGGTCTTGCACTTATCCCTTTAGCTTTTGCTTTCCTATTCTTCTTATTCTTTGCGAAAGATTGTCCGGGTACAATTTCTAAAAAACCTTTAAAACAATATTTGGTACCGATCAAATCCAGAGATGCTTTATTCTTCTGTTTGCTGTATAGCGTAACGTTCGGTGGATTTGTAGGTCTGGCAAGTTTCCTTCCCATCTTCTTTCACGACCAATACGGTGTAGATAAAGTCACTACAGGTTTTTATACATCTTATTGTATCTTAGGTGCAAGTTTGGTTCGCCCTATCGGTGGATATCTTTCCGACAAATTCGGCGGAGTATCGGTTTTACTTGTAGTGTTCGCAGGAGTTGCATCTTGTCTGATCGCAGTCTCTTGGTTGCCTTCCGTAAGTATCATTCTTCCTACCTT
Coding sequences:
- a CDS encoding DUF2779 domain-containing protein, whose protein sequence is MDSVPKLLRTSIRRLSFLFPETLRRKLLFDVLAPYREKELPLLGRSAFQTGQYCELQFWKFLKEPHPEFDISNQFISPKQKSLLKDIAGNLFPDVKHAGYKDSKTRSYLDSKQPVRGACVRTKFFDTRADFLIPQEEGWQVIIIKASSSAKRTHISELSFIRMVLEEAGYKVSSTQVWTVSSEYTYNGTEIDPNRLFHKKDCSKETLANLEDTKEKAYNLLEVLEKDKIPSITFSKHCDHPRNCIHPESCYSDSPPGDLFTLREGKELTLTLWNQGIRNLSEVEPDSEFTHRQKIQVEAIKTGKEYLDKESLLSYLNQLKFPLYCLDFETINPPVPVYKDTHPFQHVPFLYSLHVIRKDLKEKPEEYTYIDDHDKDPRLGILESLSSQIKPGGTILAFNDSFEKRCLKESVQAYPKYKEWFQSIEPDFSDLAKPFWDYDYYHPAQEGTTSLKVVLPVLTGANYKELTINAGHIANSEFLRIKTENVSDQERKRVEADLIAYCKMDTYALILILRALAEKLNWPGNL
- a CDS encoding ABC transporter permease, which gives rise to MFRNIKWIFWKEVRVFFGTYLAPLVLGGTAFLNSLFVLILNFNSGTNYTETTIITFISFMSTMLIAMLIVAMGSITEEKNRGTLELLFTAPISDMEIVVGKFLFGTFVCAIISIAVDGLFPLFLYFFWKAPLYIVASGTIGVFLLGLFTFAVGLFGSSLGKNQMISLLISIAILLTLWVIGYFSHLFDAATRSVLFHLHIFTHFISFSKGVLPLSSTVFFISGTIFFLYLTVKVLESRRWRG
- a CDS encoding argininosuccinate synthase; translated protein: MAAQKNIKKIVLAYSGGLDTSVILTWLKETYGCEVVAFTADVGQKEELTGLEEKGIKTGASKVYIEDLRLEFARDFIYPAIQGNAIYEMRYLLGTSLARPLIAKAMAEVGKKEGADAFAHGATGKGNDQVRFELAFKSLAPEKEIIAPWRTWSFGGRADLIEYAKSKGIPVPVTASKPYSMDRNLMHISYEGGILEDPYREPNEDMFLLTVSPEKAPDSPEYVELDFVEGNCVAVNGKKMDPYEVVDTLNTIGGKHGIGRVDIVENRLVGIKSRGVYETPGGTILFHAHRDLESITIDRDTQHHKDKLSAEFAELIYNGHWFSSRMAAVRAFITETQRFVTGTVKVKLYKGNCIIVGRKSSVSLYNPEMATFEKEELYNQKDAEGFINLYGLPAKEAARLRKK
- a CDS encoding Gldg family protein, which codes for MKSNLISRVLSWAAIVFLLLFFPVYESFSNTGVRWAISIIVLSVIVGSGFLSYIGSKKEDKEINLLISSGLGIISLGIYFLRVYLEDLSLQKGGTAPVWITNLREFLLVFLVLFVLGSVFLGILREWERSSFENQSSLKGRKQSLVRDFFLGTGILLLILILANYISVMRNHNFDLSSKGVHSFSIEAKKILKEIPEGAEVDVIAFYPRPLDSTARNADGSSSLALKRIRPDLEILLSQMVSIHPGFKVKFINADVELDEIAEFGQVSNGNILIRYRKAGATAGPYPEQKVGVKDKSELEDLERRLVQAFMNVTTKERKVYFTEANGERYSQTFQNLPNEKLVRFADALSFLNFKSTGIGFQNNWPSKIPDDAEFLVIAGPTVPFSPEARASILDFVFKKKGKLFITIEQRGAESFDWLLEAAGYTFSKGNLSQSPSRAPGLILTKAFRDHAIEESLSKKDTGIVFPYGGYFEQKPPKDASEIKLDASILLETGGDVYLDKNGNGKQEKEEEKKNLPIALVLKTKSATPVVPPADPNTPPITLPETKSEDEGRIVIYSGTSWITNQYIPYEANYELAGASVTWMYQDVSLPAIAPKKEEIETVSLTDGQKRAVWILGMFLFPGLIAGLGSIYVIKRKKAGQKNA
- a CDS encoding ACP S-malonyltransferase, yielding MAVANFLNEAKAQGNKLFLQFGGQGSPWLKELSKLYETDPSLKELFDTAFKALAEEVPTLRKDIISQGYDFESWIKNPESAPDENYLCSATVSIVGIFLTQTANYVSLVNKGFTTSELIANASGATGHSQGIIPAVLVALGKEGADFYKEYTKFLKFVLYLGYRAQELYGIFNPSEEVLKGNEEIGDKQPAPMVAVIGYSAAELSERVQKTNAELGLSGTKAIYVSLFNTPDSNIVSGNPEALLAFRKKFKAEMDEKKVKFVYLRTTAPFHCPIMDESEKTVPKDMERIGFSYKGSDLKIPVYSIFDGRNYQNEADISLPLFREVLIKALYWDKAITTFVKTPKLVGIDFGPSVVSQKLTQANLGTSENKIYSASSPKDIKVLLA
- a CDS encoding ABC transporter ATP-binding protein, which encodes MIKVRNLSKFYGEKLAIDRLNFELKEGEIVGLLGLNGAGKTTTIRILTGYLMATDGLCEFNGLNTFEHPIDVKKKIGYLPETPPLYPELTVAEYLTFAARIKQISEEDISSELNRVLGLTDLTQVREKVIETLSLGFRKRVGIAQAILGNPEIIIMDEPISGLDPKQIVEIRNLIHGLKEKHTILLSSHILPEVYKTCNRFLFLHKGRLVYQCDRQELEREMENLSGLEVTLSGKSRSETEIYLNGIANKSGATFKFVGEDSVGSTFLINTSSERKFKEELYSGISSSGILPEFIRKQDVTLEQIFMNKV